A region of Ornithodoros turicata isolate Travis chromosome 5, ASM3712646v1, whole genome shotgun sequence DNA encodes the following proteins:
- the LOC135394793 gene encoding uncharacterized N-acetyltransferase YitI-like, protein MNRLKLADKIFAHTLRFAHAFGNENNMFPMLVFTCCRPRPARYKTLCTKACGVLSTTMDVVKLRSPYALSLNGRRAMSGEPAPPCCEIRSISASTTQPLRQKVLRPDLTSVPYRGDERPDTAHFGAFLGDQLIGVASAFREPLAPPGGLPPQCSLAEAAATQDSWRIRGVAVDASLRGKGIGSKLINACIKYSIDTGGTCVWCVARCSAEIVYERLGFKRTGELFRLDGIGPVRYMVKRLTPNGN, encoded by the exons ATGAACCGGCTCAAACTAGCAGATAAGATATTTGCTCACACCCTCAGGTTTGCACATGCATTTGGAAACGAAAACAACATGTTCCCTATGCTGGTGTTCACGTGTTGCAGACCACGTCCAGCACGTTATAAAACACTTTGTACGAAGGCTTGCGGTGTATTGAGCACAACCATGGACGTGGTGAAGTTGAGGTCGCCTTATGCGTTGTCTCTCAACG GGAGGCGTGCGATGAGCGGCGAGCCGGCCCCGCCATGCTGCGAGATTCGCTCCATTTCTGCCTCGACCACTCAGCCACTTCGACAGAAGGTCCTTCGTCCGGACCTCACCAGCGTCCCGTACCGCGGCGACGAACGCCCAGACACGGCACATTTCGGCGCCTTCCTTGGAGACCAGCTCATTGGGGTGGCCTCCGCCTTCCGAGAGCCCCTAGCCCCTCCCGGAGGTCTTCCGCCCCAGTGTTCCTTAGCGGAGGCCGCCGCTACCCAGGACTCCTGGCGCATCCGCGGCGTCGCTGTCGACGCCTCGTTGCGGGGCAAAGGAATCGGATCCAAACTCATCAATGCTTGCATCAAGTACTCGATAGACACTGGAGGGACGTGCGTCTGGTGTGTGGCCCGTTGCTCTGCCGAGATTGTGTACGAAAGACTAGGCTTCAAGAGAACTGGCGAACTCTTCCGTCTGGACGGTATCGGCCCGGTGCGCTACATGGTCAAGAGACTTACTCCGAACGGTAACTAA